In Cololabis saira isolate AMF1-May2022 chromosome 14, fColSai1.1, whole genome shotgun sequence, a single genomic region encodes these proteins:
- the dpagt1 gene encoding UDP-N-acetylglucosamine--dolichyl-phosphate N-acetylglucosaminephosphotransferase produces the protein MLPNVSPIPVVPLVINCLMSVLGCMATLKLIPAFKHHFISARLYGIDLNKESKKEVPESQGVISGTVFLIILFCFIPVPFLSCFVGDKCMGFPHDEFVQLIGALLAICCMIFLGFADDVLNLRWRHKLLLPTMASLPLLMVYFTNFGNTVIVVPKPFRAVLGLHLDLGILYYAYMGMLAVFCTNAINILAGINGIESGQALFISGSIIVFNLLELSGDYRVDHVFSLYFMIPFFFTTLALFYHNWYPSSVFVGDTFCYFAGMTFAVVGILGHFSKTMLLFFIPQVVNFVYSLPQLFHIIPCPRHRLPRLHPDTGKLGMSYSKFKIKQLSKLGHLILKVAESLKLLEVRQCQEKDDDFIECNNMTLINLVLKLLGPTHERTLTVIMLIIQVIGSAAAFGIRYHLVRLFYDV, from the exons ATGCTTCCAAACGTGTCACCAATCCCAGTCGTCCCACTGGTTATCAACTGTCTCATGTCAGTCCTCGGCTGCATGGCTACACTCAAACTCATTCCTGCTTTCAAACATCACTTCATCTCAGCTCGCCTGTACGGAATAGATCTTaacaaagaatccaaaaaaGAAGT TCCAGAGTCACAAGGAGTCATCAGTGGGACAGTCTTCCTCATCATCCTGTTCTGCTTCATCCCAGTACCTTTCCTCAGCTGCTTTGTGGGTGATAAATGCATGGGCTTTCCACACGATGAG TTTGTCCAGCTGATTGGTGCACTTCTGGCCATCTGTTGCATGATCTTCTTGGGGTTTGCTGACGATGTGTTGAACCTGCGGTGGAGACACAAGCTCCTTCTGCCCACCATGGCTTCACTTCCGCTGCTCATGGTCTACTTTACCAACTTTGGCAACACAGTCATTGTGGTGCCCAAGCCCTTCAGAGCCGTGCTTGGACTGCACCTGGATCTAG GTATCCTGTACTATGCCTACATGGGGATGCTTGCAGTGTTCTGCACAAATGCCATCAACATCTTAGCAGGCATCAATGGTATCGAATCAGGTCAAGCCTTGTTCATCTCTGGCTCCATCATCGTCTTCAACCTGCTGGAGCTCAGTG GGGATTACCGCGTTGACCATGTTTTCTCCCTCTACTTCATGATACCATTCTTCTTCACCACATTGGCTCTATTTTACCACAACTG GTACCCTTCATCTGTGTTTGTGGGAGACACTTTCTGCTACTTTGCCGGGATGACCTTCGCTGTAGTCGGCATCCTGGGACACTTCAGCAAAACAATGCTGCTGTTCTTCATTCCTCAAGTAGTCAACTTTGTCTATTCTTTGCCACAGCTTTTTCATATAATTCCCTGCCCAAGGCACCGCCTCCCCAG ACTGCATCCAGATACTGGCAAACTGGGGATGAGCTACtctaaatttaaaataaaacaactctCAAAACTGGGACACCTCATTCTGAAG GTGGCAGAGTCACTGAAGCTGCTTGAGGTGCGACAGTGTCAGGAAAAAGATGATGACTTTATAGAGtgcaacaatatgactttaatAAATCTGGTACTTAAACTACTTGGGCCAACACATGAGAGAACCCTCACAGTTATTATGCTCATCATACAG GTGATTGGCAGCGCTGCAGCGTTTGGGATACGTTATCATCTGGTGCGTCTCTTCTACGATGTGTAG